The following coding sequences lie in one Polluticoccus soli genomic window:
- a CDS encoding NADH-quinone oxidoreductase subunit D, producing MSELQKHQQQHITLAEESLQKQTTTLNLGPTHPATHGVFQNILEIDGEKVLDAVPTIGYIHRAFEKIAERRPYYQITPLTDRLNYCSAPINNMGWHMTLEKLIGIKTPKRVDYMRVLVMELARIADHLVCNSVIAVDTGALTAFTYVFQWRELIYEIYEEICGSRLTTNMGRVGGFERNFSEVAWQKINKFLDGFPKVMEEFEALLNRNRIFMERCIGAGPISAERALNYGFTGPNLRAAGVDYDVRVAQPYCSYEDFDFKIPVGTTGDVYDRFMVRNGEIWESFSIVKQAMAKIAQLEKDDPAQKNLFYAPESDHYHFPAKEDVYTKMEALIYHFKMVMGEINVPAGEIYHAVEGANGELGYYLISDGGRSPYRLHFRRPCFIYYQAYPEMIKNGLLSDAVIALSSLNVIAGELDA from the coding sequence ATGTCTGAATTACAAAAACATCAGCAACAGCACATCACGCTTGCTGAAGAGTCATTACAAAAGCAAACCACCACGCTAAACCTGGGTCCTACGCACCCGGCCACGCACGGTGTGTTCCAAAATATCCTGGAGATAGACGGAGAGAAAGTACTAGATGCGGTGCCTACCATAGGCTACATCCACCGTGCTTTCGAAAAAATAGCCGAACGTCGTCCGTACTACCAGATCACTCCACTTACCGATCGTCTGAATTATTGCTCAGCACCTATCAACAACATGGGCTGGCACATGACGCTCGAAAAGCTAATAGGCATCAAGACACCGAAACGCGTAGACTACATGCGTGTGCTGGTTATGGAGCTGGCACGTATTGCCGATCACCTGGTCTGCAACTCAGTTATTGCGGTAGACACCGGTGCGTTGACAGCCTTTACTTATGTATTTCAGTGGCGCGAGCTTATATACGAGATCTACGAAGAGATCTGTGGGTCACGTCTTACAACAAATATGGGTCGTGTTGGTGGTTTTGAACGCAATTTCTCAGAAGTTGCGTGGCAGAAGATCAACAAGTTCCTTGATGGTTTCCCGAAGGTAATGGAGGAATTCGAGGCGCTGCTCAATCGCAACCGCATCTTTATGGAGCGTTGCATCGGTGCAGGTCCTATCAGTGCTGAACGTGCACTGAACTACGGCTTCACCGGACCAAACCTCCGTGCAGCCGGCGTTGACTATGATGTCCGTGTTGCTCAACCATACTGTTCTTACGAAGATTTCGACTTTAAGATACCTGTTGGTACTACCGGCGACGTGTACGATCGCTTCATGGTACGGAACGGTGAGATCTGGGAAAGCTTTAGCATCGTAAAACAGGCGATGGCTAAGATCGCACAGTTGGAAAAAGACGATCCTGCTCAAAAAAACCTGTTCTATGCGCCTGAGTCAGACCATTACCATTTCCCTGCAAAAGAAGATGTGTACACGAAGATGGAAGCGCTGATCTACCACTTCAAGATGGTGATGGGCGAGATCAACGTACCAGCCGGCGAGATTTACCATGCTGTAGAAGGTGCTAACGGCGAATTAGGATACTACTTAATAAGTGATGGTGGACGTTCTCCGTACAGGTTGCACTTCCGCAGGCCATGCTTTATCTATTACCAGGCTTACCCTGAAATGATCAAAAATGGCTTATTGAGCGATGCGGTCATTGCACTGAGTAGCTTGAACGTTATTGCCGGAGAACTCGACGCTTAA
- a CDS encoding NADH-quinone oxidoreductase subunit C, translated as MTNEIVKQRLSEKFGEQLAGFDESFGMLAVTAPAEMNMQILQFLHDDEQLKFRFLTDLTAVHYPDRKGEELCIVYHLHNLVDNIRLRLKVYIPIERPDVASATPLFSGANWMERESYDFYGVNFIGHPNLTRILNVDEMDYFPMRKEYAMEDPTRVDKDDEMFGRGGTVA; from the coding sequence ATGACCAACGAAATAGTAAAACAACGCCTGTCGGAGAAATTTGGAGAGCAGCTTGCCGGATTCGACGAGTCCTTTGGAATGCTTGCGGTTACTGCGCCTGCTGAAATGAACATGCAGATTCTGCAGTTCCTGCACGACGACGAGCAACTGAAGTTCCGTTTCCTTACAGACCTGACTGCGGTTCACTACCCTGACAGGAAAGGCGAAGAACTGTGCATCGTATATCACCTGCACAACCTGGTTGATAACATCCGTCTACGCCTTAAAGTATATATACCCATCGAGAGGCCCGATGTAGCCAGTGCTACGCCGCTGTTTTCGGGCGCTAACTGGATGGAGCGTGAAAGCTATGATTTCTATGGAGTAAACTTTATTGGCCACCCGAACCTTACTCGCATCCTCAATGTCGACGAAATGGATTACTTCCCGATGCGTAAAGAATACGCAATGGAAGATCCTACCCGTGTGGACAAGGATGACGAAATGTTTGGCCGCGGCGGTACAGTAGCATAA
- a CDS encoding NADH-quinone oxidoreductase subunit B, which yields MSRPVQFNTNVKISQMPEGYQGEGFFATSFDKVIGLARANSLWPLPFATSCCGIEFMATMGANYDLARFGSERMGFTPRQCDILLVAGTIAKKMAPILRQVYLQMAEPRWVVAIGACASSGGIFDSYSVLQGIDQVIPVDVYVSGCPPRPEGILEGILKIQDLVHNESLRRRTSPQYKALLESYGIQ from the coding sequence ATGTCTCGTCCGGTTCAGTTTAATACAAACGTAAAGATCTCCCAGATGCCTGAAGGCTATCAGGGAGAAGGTTTTTTTGCTACATCCTTTGATAAAGTGATAGGCTTGGCCCGTGCTAATTCTCTGTGGCCTCTGCCATTTGCAACCTCTTGCTGTGGTATTGAGTTCATGGCCACCATGGGTGCCAACTACGATCTGGCCCGTTTCGGATCAGAACGTATGGGTTTTACGCCACGCCAATGCGATATTCTGCTGGTGGCTGGTACCATCGCTAAGAAGATGGCACCGATCCTGCGCCAGGTGTATCTGCAGATGGCAGAACCGCGCTGGGTAGTAGCCATTGGCGCTTGTGCTTCTAGCGGCGGTATATTCGATTCTTATTCTGTACTGCAGGGAATCGACCAGGTTATTCCTGTAGATGTATATGTTTCTGGCTGCCCTCCCCGCCCGGAAGGCATCCTTGAAGGCATCCTGAAAATTCAGGACCTTGTTCACAATGAAAGCCTGCGCAGGCGTACAAGCCCGCAGTATAAAGCGTTACTGGAAAGCTACGGTATACAATAA
- a CDS encoding NADH-quinone oxidoreductase subunit A encodes MNFILLAADQNTPFNYFPVALQLVVAIGFVIVMMGVTHLLGPKRRTKDKLVNFESGIPSVGNARQPMAIKYFLVAILFVLFDVEVIFFYPYAVNFKELGTEGFLAVVMFVAFFLCGFIYIVKKGALKWED; translated from the coding sequence ATGAACTTTATACTCCTGGCGGCTGACCAGAACACGCCTTTCAATTATTTCCCTGTAGCCCTTCAATTAGTGGTTGCGATAGGATTTGTTATTGTAATGATGGGGGTAACCCACTTACTTGGACCAAAAAGAAGGACCAAGGACAAACTCGTAAACTTCGAAAGCGGTATCCCATCGGTAGGTAATGCGCGTCAGCCAATGGCCATTAAATACTTCCTAGTGGCTATCCTGTTCGTTTTGTTTGACGTTGAGGTTATTTTCTTTTATCCATATGCTGTAAACTTCAAAGAACTTGGCACGGAAGGTTTCCTCGCTGTTGTCATGTTCGTGGCATTCTTTCTTTGTGGTTTTATATACATCGTCAAGAAAGGCGCTTTGAAATGGGAAGACTAA
- a CDS encoding LamG-like jellyroll fold domain-containing protein, translating to MKRIYTLLLLLSCTSLYGQGYNGLVARWPFNGNANDVSGHALHGTVFGAVSDTGYNGQPNNAYKFDGVDDYILVNADSSLNISEFSICALVQPMGFYAGPCQANTVLYRNYQTANDHYGLQYYDNAYDDNCNVFTPTHEVFAVNSSGTMPLPTTIWNDTQYINEDQWYCVVGTFSKDTLCLYVDGVLRKKLPWANEPISSNNGLSIGAKFHGGLGYFMNGRIDELRLYDRALTINEVNEIKLFCDSAKAPVKVADWHSDPKILMYPNPVTDILNIQIPSGQANIEILDIHGKKTMSETHVSSGKLDLRDLPTGLYFIKLTLEDHVVLHKFHKL from the coding sequence ATGAAGCGCATATATACCCTATTGCTGCTTTTGTCATGTACTAGTTTGTATGGACAAGGTTATAACGGATTGGTGGCCCGGTGGCCGTTCAACGGCAATGCCAATGATGTAAGCGGCCATGCACTTCATGGAACTGTGTTCGGGGCAGTCTCGGACACCGGTTACAATGGGCAGCCGAATAATGCCTATAAATTCGATGGCGTTGATGATTACATCTTAGTCAACGCTGACAGCTCACTAAACATATCCGAATTTTCTATTTGTGCCTTAGTTCAGCCGATGGGATTTTACGCTGGGCCTTGTCAGGCTAACACGGTTTTATATCGAAACTACCAGACGGCCAACGACCATTATGGGCTACAATATTATGACAATGCCTACGATGACAATTGCAATGTATTCACACCCACACATGAGGTGTTTGCGGTAAATTCTTCAGGCACCATGCCGTTGCCGACAACGATATGGAACGATACTCAATATATAAATGAGGATCAATGGTATTGCGTTGTTGGTACCTTTTCAAAGGATACCTTGTGTTTATATGTGGATGGTGTTCTAAGAAAGAAACTGCCTTGGGCGAACGAGCCAATAAGCTCGAATAATGGTTTGAGCATTGGTGCCAAATTTCATGGCGGATTAGGATATTTTATGAATGGGCGGATCGATGAACTTAGATTGTACGACAGAGCACTTACAATTAATGAAGTAAATGAGATCAAGTTATTTTGCGATTCGGCAAAGGCACCCGTAAAAGTTGCTGATTGGCACTCGGATCCGAAAATACTAATGTACCCTAATCCGGTAACGGATATACTAAACATTCAAATTCCGTCGGGCCAAGCTAATATTGAAATCCTTGATATTCATGGAAAAAAGACAATGTCTGAAACACATGTTTCAAGCGGCAAGCTAGACCTACGTGATTTGCCAACTGGCCTTTATTTTATCAAACTGACACTTGAGGACCACGTTGTTCTACACAAGTTCCATAAACTATAG
- a CDS encoding FkbM family methyltransferase, whose protein sequence is MFRLLGSLIYKVFRVEVRYRGDWKKDNRWLLNYNFNTIIDVGANEGQFAMKMRKFFPAATIISFEPIPEVFDKLNANFAGDSRFLSYCYGLGEEEQEASFFLNEYSPSSSLLKMADHTKHFDAAVKDKEIKVKIARLDDILKKTELKAPILVKLDVQGYEDKVIGGGNNTIKCADVVISEVSFASLYQDQKLFDDIYTALSRLGFKYKGNFDQLRSPVDNSVLQADAIFIKEKN, encoded by the coding sequence ATGTTTAGACTGTTAGGCTCCCTTATATATAAAGTTTTTAGAGTTGAAGTCCGCTATCGCGGTGATTGGAAAAAGGACAATCGGTGGCTGCTGAATTATAATTTCAATACCATTATCGATGTCGGTGCAAACGAAGGCCAGTTTGCAATGAAAATGAGAAAGTTTTTCCCGGCTGCAACAATAATCTCCTTCGAGCCAATACCTGAGGTTTTTGATAAGTTAAATGCAAATTTTGCAGGCGATAGCAGGTTTCTCTCCTACTGTTACGGATTGGGTGAGGAGGAGCAGGAGGCAAGTTTTTTTTTAAATGAGTATAGCCCGTCTTCGTCTCTTTTAAAAATGGCCGATCATACAAAGCATTTTGACGCTGCTGTAAAAGACAAGGAGATAAAAGTGAAGATCGCCCGGCTGGACGACATATTAAAGAAAACCGAGTTAAAGGCGCCGATTTTAGTGAAACTGGACGTTCAAGGTTACGAGGACAAAGTAATAGGCGGTGGGAATAACACTATCAAGTGTGCAGACGTTGTGATCTCCGAGGTGTCCTTCGCCAGCCTTTACCAGGATCAAAAGTTGTTTGACGATATTTATACGGCATTATCACGCCTCGGGTTTAAGTACAAAGGCAATTTTGACCAATTGCGTTCACCTGTAGACAATTCAGTACTTCAGGCTGATGCCATTTTTATTAAAGAAAAGAATTAA
- a CDS encoding glycosyltransferase family 2 protein: MLPRISVIIPVFNGEHTIEAAVLSVATQTYDNIELLVMDGGSKDGTVLMLERLSKIYRLQYMSEKDKGVYDAMNKGIARATGEWIFFLGADDVLYDKDVFKDIFLGGGLDVKNLDIIYGDVLLKEQNKIYGGAFNKWRILSKNISHQAIFYNRALFDKNGHYDLKYSILADYVFNLKLFADKSFRAQHISKIVTVFAEEGLSSTKRDMAFKKDRNSLIWSQYSLLHYLYGAIIVPFVDLIQKKVLAGVRKKMS; this comes from the coding sequence ATGCTGCCAAGGATCTCTGTAATCATCCCTGTATTTAATGGTGAGCACACAATTGAAGCGGCAGTACTAAGTGTTGCAACTCAAACGTATGACAATATTGAGCTGTTGGTGATGGACGGTGGTTCAAAAGACGGTACTGTTTTAATGCTTGAGCGTCTTTCGAAGATTTATCGGCTGCAATACATGTCTGAAAAGGATAAAGGGGTATACGACGCAATGAATAAAGGTATTGCCAGGGCAACAGGTGAATGGATTTTCTTTTTGGGGGCGGATGACGTGTTATACGACAAGGATGTTTTCAAAGATATTTTTTTGGGGGGGGGATTGGATGTCAAAAACCTTGACATAATATATGGAGACGTATTGCTGAAAGAGCAAAACAAAATTTACGGGGGGGCATTCAACAAATGGCGTATCCTTTCTAAAAATATCTCGCATCAGGCTATTTTTTACAACAGAGCTTTATTTGATAAAAACGGCCATTATGATTTGAAATATTCCATTTTAGCTGACTACGTCTTTAATTTAAAATTGTTTGCGGACAAAAGCTTCCGGGCTCAGCACATCAGTAAAATCGTGACTGTGTTTGCGGAAGAAGGATTATCCAGCACGAAAAGAGATATGGCTTTCAAAAAGGATAGGAATAGCCTTATCTGGAGCCAATATTCGCTCTTACATTATTTATATGGCGCGATCATTGTACCGTTTGTCGATTTGATACAAAAGAAAGTACTGGCTGGTGTTCGAAAAAAGATGTCTTAA
- a CDS encoding GDP-L-fucose synthase family protein: MEHSSKIYVAGHRGMAGSAITRKLREKGYNNIIAKTSKELDLRDQKAVHLFFETERPEYVFLAAAKVGGIVANNTYRGEFLYDNLIIEANVIHAAKLYDVKKLLFLGSSCIYPKLATQPMNEDALLTGSLEYTNEPYAIAKIAGIKLCESYYDQFGCNFIAAMPTNLYGPGDNYHLQNSHVVPALIRKFHEAKVNGTPVVEIWGSGRPLREFMYVDDLADGCVFLMLNYDQKQFINIGTGEEVSIMELASLVKEVVGFEGDIKMDATKPDGTPRKLMDSSRIKALGWRHQKSLAEGLKLTYDFFRSEDVRS, from the coding sequence ATGGAGCATAGCAGTAAGATATATGTAGCGGGACACAGAGGGATGGCGGGTTCTGCAATAACTAGAAAACTACGGGAAAAAGGATATAACAATATAATAGCCAAAACTTCCAAAGAGCTTGACCTCCGTGATCAAAAAGCCGTTCACCTGTTTTTTGAAACCGAGAGGCCAGAATACGTTTTTTTGGCTGCTGCGAAGGTGGGAGGTATTGTGGCTAACAATACTTACAGGGGAGAATTTCTTTATGACAACCTTATTATTGAAGCCAACGTCATTCATGCTGCTAAACTATATGATGTAAAAAAGCTTTTGTTTTTGGGTAGCTCCTGTATCTATCCAAAGCTTGCAACCCAACCTATGAATGAAGACGCGTTGTTGACCGGGTCGCTTGAATACACGAACGAGCCGTATGCTATAGCTAAAATTGCCGGAATAAAACTCTGCGAAAGCTATTATGATCAATTCGGGTGCAACTTCATCGCCGCTATGCCGACAAATTTGTATGGCCCGGGTGATAACTATCACCTCCAAAATTCTCACGTCGTTCCCGCACTGATAAGAAAATTCCACGAAGCAAAAGTTAATGGAACGCCGGTGGTTGAAATATGGGGATCTGGGAGGCCATTGCGTGAGTTTATGTACGTTGACGACTTAGCCGACGGCTGCGTTTTCCTAATGCTCAACTATGACCAAAAACAGTTTATCAACATCGGCACCGGTGAAGAAGTAAGCATTATGGAACTGGCTAGCCTTGTAAAGGAAGTGGTCGGATTTGAGGGGGATATTAAAATGGACGCAACCAAGCCGGATGGTACACCGCGCAAGTTAATGGACAGTTCAAGAATAAAGGCATTGGGATGGAGACATCAAAAGTCGTTGGCTGAAGGCTTAAAATTGACCTACGATTTTTTTAGGTCGGAAGATGTAAGATCTTAA
- the gmd gene encoding GDP-mannose 4,6-dehydratase → MKKALITGITGQDGSYLAEFLLHKGYEVHGIKRRTSLINTQRIDRMYQDPHEANLKMVLHYGDLSDSTNIIRIIQQVKPDEIYNLGAMSHVQVSFDEPEYVGNVDGLGTLRILEAIRILGYEKKCRVYQASTSELYGLVREIPQSETTPFYPRSPYGVAKLYAYWITVNYREAYGMYACNGILFNHESPVRGETFVTRKITRGVAEIVLGLKSKIWLGNLDAKRDWGHAKDFVKAMWLMLQQNTAQDYVIATGITTSVRDFVKLAFARAGIEIAFQGEGINERGIVTSVQAGIDSLKPGDVVVEIDERYFRPTEVDILLGDASKAKKQLNWEPEYSLQELVNEMVDADIELFKKTILLKTHGYNTLNQFE, encoded by the coding sequence ATGAAGAAAGCCTTAATTACCGGTATCACTGGCCAAGACGGATCCTATCTGGCAGAGTTCTTACTGCACAAGGGTTACGAGGTGCATGGTATAAAAAGAAGAACATCTTTAATCAATACCCAGAGAATTGATAGAATGTACCAGGATCCTCATGAGGCTAACCTTAAAATGGTCTTGCATTATGGCGATTTGTCAGATTCGACCAATATCATTAGGATTATCCAACAGGTGAAGCCCGATGAAATATATAACCTGGGCGCAATGAGCCACGTGCAGGTGAGTTTCGACGAGCCCGAGTACGTAGGCAATGTGGATGGATTAGGCACATTGAGAATATTAGAGGCAATCCGAATATTAGGATATGAGAAAAAATGTAGGGTTTACCAAGCGTCAACTTCCGAGTTATATGGTCTCGTGCGTGAAATTCCTCAATCCGAAACGACCCCGTTTTATCCTCGGTCTCCATATGGAGTTGCTAAATTGTATGCCTATTGGATCACTGTAAACTATCGTGAAGCATATGGAATGTATGCCTGCAATGGAATATTATTTAACCACGAAAGCCCTGTACGCGGAGAAACATTCGTAACACGTAAAATAACCCGTGGCGTTGCCGAAATTGTTTTGGGGCTAAAAAGTAAGATATGGCTAGGTAACCTTGACGCTAAACGCGATTGGGGGCACGCCAAAGATTTTGTGAAAGCGATGTGGTTAATGCTGCAACAGAACACTGCGCAAGACTATGTTATCGCCACCGGAATTACCACTTCCGTTCGTGATTTTGTAAAGCTGGCTTTTGCACGTGCGGGTATTGAGATCGCTTTCCAGGGAGAAGGAATTAATGAAAGAGGTATTGTCACGAGCGTTCAAGCAGGAATCGATTCGCTAAAACCCGGCGACGTGGTTGTTGAAATAGATGAACGCTATTTTAGGCCTACAGAGGTTGACATTCTTCTTGGCGATGCCTCAAAAGCTAAAAAGCAACTGAATTGGGAACCGGAATATAGCCTCCAGGAATTGGTTAATGAAATGGTTGATGCAGACATCGAACTTTTCAAAAAAACAATTCTTCTTAAAACGCATGGTTATAATACACTTAATCAGTTCGAATAA
- a CDS encoding glycosyltransferase family 2 protein — protein sequence MLVSVIIINYNTFRVTCECIESVMRHTTRVAYEIILVDNASTETDPLEFQKRFPSITLIRNHENSGFAKGNNLGIAHASGNILLLLNSDTMLTEDSISVAAEELSRNKQLGALGVHLTYQDGQYQNNARKFRSIRNELLDLFRPLLFLLPYRRRASLMLNQYFKGDFDTVVDWVSGAFMMFTQELVAQLPERKLDERFFMYGEDQLWCYQIAQLGYDNMFIGSTSVIHIANASTEPAKQLRLLKLNTSRELEIMRYRKGASLYYYVFKAIFCAKEGLRYLIKSLVFRLFKYRIR from the coding sequence ATGCTTGTATCTGTTATTATAATAAACTACAATACATTCAGGGTGACCTGTGAATGTATTGAAAGCGTTATGCGCCACACGACCCGTGTTGCGTACGAGATAATTTTGGTCGACAATGCATCAACAGAAACCGACCCATTGGAGTTTCAAAAGAGATTTCCAAGCATAACACTAATTCGCAATCACGAAAATAGCGGTTTCGCGAAGGGAAACAATCTGGGTATTGCGCATGCGTCTGGAAATATTCTGCTATTATTAAACTCCGATACAATGCTGACAGAAGACAGTATCAGCGTGGCAGCCGAAGAATTAAGCAGAAATAAACAGCTTGGCGCGCTTGGTGTTCATCTTACTTACCAGGATGGACAGTATCAGAACAATGCCAGAAAATTTAGAAGTATTCGCAATGAATTGTTAGATCTATTTAGACCCCTACTTTTTCTTTTGCCTTATAGGAGACGCGCCTCTCTAATGTTAAATCAATATTTTAAAGGGGATTTTGACACGGTTGTGGATTGGGTTTCGGGTGCCTTTATGATGTTTACACAAGAGTTAGTGGCGCAACTTCCGGAAAGAAAGCTTGACGAACGTTTTTTCATGTATGGAGAAGACCAGCTGTGGTGTTATCAGATTGCTCAGTTGGGGTATGATAACATGTTTATTGGAAGCACCAGCGTAATTCACATTGCGAACGCAAGCACCGAGCCGGCTAAGCAGCTTAGGCTATTAAAACTAAACACCTCGCGTGAACTTGAGATCATGCGCTATCGCAAAGGAGCATCATTATATTACTATGTATTCAAAGCTATATTTTGCGCTAAAGAGGGTTTGCGTTACCTGATCAAATCGCTAGTATTTAGGCTATTTAAATATCGTATTAGGTAA
- a CDS encoding polysaccharide biosynthesis C-terminal domain-containing protein — MGIVFRQSIKSSLVIFFGAFLGAVSNLIYPYVLSQTQLGFFTNIIYWSALLQVFMLLGTGSVLAVFIQKYPEDDEKRKVLITIGMLATFLTTVMFSVGYLFCKEYIISQYQPADQTLVREYFYWTPLLLLLMSLGTLFEMYLLSQTKTAISAFSKEVLVRLVNLALIGLLATGALSFKAFIITNIFVYLLPAIMLMYVSSTTSGFGISTNWKVFSRTEYAEILRFAWYHLLLGVSLNIMGYLDTLMLATLDTRGMETVAPYRIAVFIISVAIIPYRAMSTSSISTLNKAYIDNDIPHLRNLFQRAGSNILLVTAGVFLLIVCNLDNIVKILPAGYDVVKPIVLILALGRLLDIATGVNSELINLSKYYKFNFKVSALLIILLYSFNRLLIPSWGIHGAAWSATITLVLFNLAKTFFLWRTMNLHPFTRNNILILLIALCVGVVGYILPVFVNVGSAITTACVDLLIRSSIIGGLYFLLLMWVKPSEDLKTYLASVKRDRRLF; from the coding sequence ATGGGAATAGTATTTCGCCAATCGATAAAGTCGTCCCTGGTTATATTTTTTGGTGCTTTTTTAGGGGCGGTAAGTAACCTCATTTACCCATACGTGCTTTCGCAAACACAATTAGGCTTTTTTACCAATATCATATACTGGAGTGCCTTATTGCAGGTATTTATGTTGTTGGGCACAGGATCGGTATTGGCCGTGTTTATTCAAAAATATCCGGAGGACGACGAGAAGCGAAAGGTGCTGATCACAATAGGTATGCTAGCCACATTTTTAACGACTGTGATGTTTTCAGTGGGTTATCTCTTTTGTAAGGAATATATCATCTCACAATATCAGCCAGCCGATCAGACATTGGTCAGGGAATACTTCTACTGGACGCCGTTGCTACTACTTCTTATGAGCTTAGGTACTCTGTTCGAAATGTATCTTCTTTCTCAAACAAAAACAGCGATCTCTGCTTTTTCAAAAGAAGTACTGGTCAGACTTGTTAACCTTGCGCTGATTGGACTGTTGGCAACAGGTGCTTTAAGTTTTAAAGCATTTATCATCACTAATATTTTCGTGTATTTACTCCCGGCAATCATGCTTATGTATGTTTCTTCTACGACATCCGGGTTTGGGATTAGTACAAACTGGAAGGTGTTTAGCAGAACGGAATATGCGGAGATATTGAGGTTTGCCTGGTATCATTTGCTACTCGGCGTGTCGCTCAATATCATGGGTTATTTGGACACACTCATGCTTGCTACGCTGGACACACGCGGGATGGAAACTGTGGCGCCTTACCGAATAGCGGTCTTTATTATAAGCGTAGCTATTATTCCTTACAGGGCAATGTCGACATCGTCAATTTCGACACTTAACAAGGCATATATCGACAATGATATACCGCATTTGAGAAATTTGTTCCAGCGGGCGGGCAGTAATATCCTGCTTGTAACTGCGGGTGTTTTCTTGCTTATAGTGTGTAACCTGGATAATATCGTCAAGATTTTGCCAGCTGGCTATGATGTAGTGAAACCGATCGTTTTAATATTAGCGTTGGGCCGTCTGTTGGACATTGCCACCGGCGTTAATAGTGAACTCATTAACCTATCAAAATATTATAAATTTAATTTTAAAGTATCCGCTCTTCTTATAATACTATTATACAGCTTCAATAGGCTGTTAATTCCATCATGGGGTATTCATGGCGCTGCCTGGAGTGCTACAATTACACTGGTGCTTTTTAATCTGGCAAAAACGTTCTTTTTATGGCGCACAATGAACCTTCACCCTTTCACTCGCAATAATATTCTGATTCTTTTAATTGCCCTGTGCGTGGGAGTTGTTGGCTATATTCTTCCAGTTTTCGTAAATGTCGGTAGCGCGATCACCACAGCGTGTGTTGATCTGCTGATTAGAAGCTCCATTATAGGTGGCCTTTACTTCCTCCTTTTGATGTGGGTTAAGCCGTCGGAAGATCTTAAAACCTATCTGGCCTCTGTAAAAAGGGACAGAAGGCTTTTCTAG